One Clostridium estertheticum DNA segment encodes these proteins:
- the dnaA gene encoding chromosomal replication initiator protein DnaA, giving the protein MSATLNPKYTFDSFVIGNSNRFAHAASLAVAESPAKAYNPLFIYGGVGLGKTHLMHAIGHYILSNNPKSKVVYVSSEKFTNELINSIKDDKNVEFRNKYRNVDVLLIDDIQFIAGKERTQEEFFHTFNDLHEANKQIILSSDRPPKEIPTLEDRLRSRFEWGLIADIQPPDFETRIAILKKKADVENLNIPNEVMVYIATKIKSNIRELEGALIRIVAFSSLTNKEIGIDLASEALKDIISSRNSKQVTIELIQDIVSSYFNLKVEDFKSSRRTRNITFPRQIAMYLCRKLTDMSLPKIGEEFGGRDHTTVIHACEKISKGLKEDENLQDNVAELTKKISQK; this is encoded by the coding sequence ATGTCTGCAACCCTAAACCCAAAGTATACATTTGATTCTTTTGTAATTGGTAATAGTAATAGGTTTGCTCATGCTGCGTCACTTGCTGTAGCTGAATCACCTGCGAAAGCCTATAACCCCCTATTTATTTATGGTGGAGTTGGTCTTGGAAAAACACATTTAATGCATGCTATTGGTCATTATATATTATCAAACAACCCAAAATCTAAGGTTGTTTACGTTTCTTCGGAAAAATTTACAAATGAACTTATTAATTCTATTAAGGATGACAAAAACGTAGAATTTAGAAACAAGTATAGAAATGTAGATGTACTTCTAATTGATGATATTCAATTTATTGCAGGTAAAGAACGTACACAGGAAGAATTTTTCCATACATTTAATGATCTTCATGAAGCAAATAAACAAATTATTTTATCTAGTGATAGACCTCCAAAGGAGATCCCAACTCTAGAAGATAGATTGCGTTCTAGATTTGAATGGGGACTTATAGCTGATATACAGCCACCAGATTTTGAAACCAGAATTGCTATTTTAAAGAAGAAAGCAGATGTAGAAAATTTAAATATTCCAAATGAAGTAATGGTTTATATTGCCACTAAAATAAAATCTAACATACGAGAATTAGAAGGTGCTCTTATTAGAATAGTAGCTTTTTCCTCTCTAACTAATAAAGAGATTGGAATAGATTTGGCGTCAGAAGCACTTAAAGATATTATTTCTAGTAGAAATTCAAAACAGGTAACTATCGAACTAATACAAGATATAGTTTCTAGCTATTTTAATTTAAAAGTTGAGGATTTCAAATCTTCAAGGCGTACAAGAAACATAACCTTCCCAAGACAAATCGCAATGTATTTGTGCAGAAAGCTTACAGATATGTCACTGCCTAAAATAGGTGAAGAATTTGGCGGTCGCGACCATACAACTGTAATTCACGCCTGTGAGAAAATATCCAAAGGCCTTAAAGAAGATGAAAATCTGCAAGATAACGTAGCAGAATTAACTAAAAAGATAAGTCAAAAATAG
- the dnaN gene encoding DNA polymerase III subunit beta — translation MKFICEKNILQEAISNVQKAITGKSTMPVLQGILIVASNRQVTLIGSDIDLSIEARITADVIEDGTVVLDSKLFGEIIRKLPNSTIEITTDDNNAIKIVCQKSYATIIHMNGGDYPSLPNIIENMIFSISQRVLKNMMRGTIFAVAQDETRPILTGVLFEIKDKKLNLVALDGYRVAFRSEPVDNDSNITAVIPGKTLSEVSKILEETDEPVNITFTPNHILFNIGKTKVISRLLEGEFIKYSSIIPEEYNLKITAKRSELLNCIERASLMAKEGNTNLVKFNIEEDNMIITSNSQLGKSREEINIILQGEPLQIAFNSKYLIELLKIMEEEEILMEFSSGVNPCVVRNKEKNNCTYMVLPVRIRATNN, via the coding sequence ATGAAATTTATATGTGAAAAAAATATATTACAAGAAGCAATATCAAATGTTCAAAAGGCTATTACTGGAAAATCAACTATGCCTGTACTACAAGGTATATTAATAGTTGCCAGTAATAGACAAGTCACTCTTATAGGATCTGATATTGACTTAAGCATTGAAGCTAGAATTACTGCAGACGTTATAGAGGACGGAACTGTAGTTTTAGATTCAAAGCTCTTTGGTGAAATAATAAGAAAGCTGCCTAATAGTACAATTGAGATAACAACAGACGATAATAATGCTATTAAAATAGTTTGCCAAAAATCCTATGCCACTATAATACATATGAACGGTGGGGACTATCCGAGTTTACCTAACATAATCGAAAATATGATTTTCTCAATATCTCAAAGGGTTCTTAAAAACATGATGAGGGGCACTATTTTCGCAGTTGCTCAGGATGAAACTAGACCAATACTTACTGGCGTCCTATTTGAAATAAAAGATAAAAAGCTTAATCTTGTAGCTCTAGACGGTTATAGAGTTGCATTTAGAAGTGAACCAGTAGATAACGATTCGAACATTACTGCAGTAATCCCAGGTAAAACCCTAAGTGAAGTATCAAAAATATTAGAGGAAACAGATGAGCCGGTTAATATAACCTTCACACCAAACCATATACTATTTAATATTGGTAAAACAAAGGTTATATCAAGATTACTAGAAGGTGAATTCATAAAATATAGTTCAATAATACCAGAAGAATATAACTTGAAAATAACAGCTAAAAGATCTGAATTATTAAACTGTATAGAAAGAGCTTCTCTTATGGCAAAAGAGGGAAATACCAATTTAGTTAAATTTAACATTGAAGAAGATAACATGATAATTACCTCCAATTCTCAATTGGGAAAGTCTAGAGAGGAAATTAATATAATTTTGCAAGGTGAGCCTCTTCAAATTGCATTTAACTCAAAATATCTAATAGAACTCCTTAAAATAATGGAAGAGGAAGAAATTCTTATGGAATTTTCTAGTGGTGTTAATCCTTGTGTGGTAAGAAACAAAGAAAAAAATAATTGTACCTACATGGTATTGCCAGTAAGAATAAGAGCGACAAATAATTAA